In Hamadaea flava, a genomic segment contains:
- a CDS encoding right-handed parallel beta-helix repeat-containing protein: protein MIASPNELSPTRLHLGVRHLAAGAALLALTGAAVLAGDVPPAHAARVNATCANTTADAATIQTAINSSAAGDEIVIKGPCLINATISLADDRTYRGDGAGTTLKQANGANLKAMLASAPWVANNTWVGSGVRVERLTLDGNSANNTGTSPLVLQTWDSRVYDIRVYNAPVDAILLTTVTANGTQITNTAVNNVLSDIYIEGAGGSGIHGHDPANLLTDTVIERSWIAGTGGSAVATDNAAGWQIRDLHLYEVTKNGIDANRCYNTGIHDNYIEDFGSQGTSGTTYYGIRCTVQDKAPSSISGNTINQFGTFPSTGTFVYIGLDGVNGGGTGFVSVTGNGVLGKGTTRETGLNYQKGSGTALTVASTGNVVTSVGTARTVGTGVTVSAGV from the coding sequence ATGATCGCCTCCCCGAACGAGCTCTCCCCCACCCGACTCCACCTCGGCGTACGCCACCTCGCCGCCGGCGCGGCCCTGCTGGCGCTGACCGGCGCGGCCGTCCTCGCCGGCGACGTGCCGCCCGCCCACGCCGCCCGGGTCAACGCGACCTGTGCGAACACCACCGCGGACGCGGCGACCATCCAGACCGCGATCAACTCCTCGGCGGCCGGCGATGAGATCGTCATCAAGGGGCCCTGCCTGATCAACGCCACGATCAGCCTCGCCGACGACCGCACCTACCGCGGCGACGGCGCCGGCACCACGCTCAAGCAGGCCAACGGGGCGAACCTGAAGGCGATGCTCGCCTCCGCACCCTGGGTCGCCAACAACACCTGGGTTGGCTCCGGCGTACGCGTCGAGCGGCTCACCCTCGACGGCAACTCGGCCAACAACACCGGCACCTCGCCGCTGGTCCTCCAGACCTGGGACAGCCGGGTCTACGACATCCGGGTCTACAACGCCCCGGTCGACGCCATCCTGCTGACCACCGTGACGGCCAACGGCACGCAGATCACCAACACCGCGGTGAACAACGTCCTCAGCGACATCTACATCGAGGGTGCCGGCGGCTCGGGCATCCACGGCCACGACCCGGCCAACCTGCTCACCGACACCGTGATCGAACGCAGCTGGATCGCCGGCACCGGTGGCAGCGCGGTCGCCACCGACAACGCGGCCGGCTGGCAGATCCGCGACCTCCACCTCTACGAGGTGACCAAGAACGGCATCGACGCCAACCGCTGCTACAACACCGGCATCCACGACAACTACATCGAGGACTTCGGCTCGCAGGGCACCTCGGGCACCACCTACTACGGCATCCGGTGCACGGTCCAGGACAAGGCACCGTCCTCGATCAGCGGCAACACGATCAACCAGTTCGGGACCTTCCCGAGCACCGGCACCTTCGTCTACATCGGATTGGACGGGGTCAACGGCGGCGGAACCGGCTTCGTCAGCGTCACCGGCAACGGCGTCCTGGGCAAGGGCACCACCCGCGAGACCGGCCTCAACTACCAGAAGGGCAGCGGGACCGCGCTCACCGTGGCCTCCACCGGCAACGTCGTCACCTCGGTGGGCACCGCCCGCACCGTCGGCACCGGCGTCACGGTCAGCGCCGGGGTCTGA
- a CDS encoding heavy metal-binding domain-containing protein: MTAPNTAPNHRLSLRNGVLVVTTDVVHGRTVQHVLGQVLGIAARSKNPYGEGFVNLRTGGSNGAEVRRDLLVACRWEAVDDMTAAAAQFGADAVIAMRFDHRQVTESWFEVCAYGTAVILTPPPTDIPVARRAPAYAEATRRQ, translated from the coding sequence ATGACCGCCCCGAACACCGCCCCCAACCACCGGCTGTCCCTGCGCAACGGCGTCCTCGTGGTCACCACCGACGTGGTCCACGGCCGCACCGTCCAGCACGTCCTCGGTCAGGTTCTCGGCATCGCGGCGCGGTCGAAGAACCCGTACGGCGAGGGTTTCGTCAATCTGCGTACCGGCGGCAGCAACGGCGCCGAAGTGCGCCGGGATCTGCTCGTCGCCTGCCGGTGGGAGGCGGTCGACGACATGACGGCCGCCGCCGCCCAGTTCGGGGCGGACGCCGTCATCGCCATGCGCTTCGATCATCGCCAGGTCACCGAGAGCTGGTTCGAGGTGTGCGCGTACGGGACCGCCGTCATCCTCACCCCGCCGCCGACCGACATTCCAGTAGCTCGTCGGGCACCCGCGTACGCGGAGGCCACACGCCGGCAGTGA
- a CDS encoding ATP-binding protein, giving the protein MSDQADGGSTADRVAGARLVPEQAESLLDIGFAAGQLYQVRQTVVAHAQSGGAGPTTVEAVLLIASELAVNAIRHGGGRGRLRLWRTNDAVYCQVEDAGPGIAEPESAGADPSVAADSAETGQAGRRGLWIVRMVADDVDIETGPAGTTVTTRVRLRGPGDRNHGRGGLRTSVFDDSRARA; this is encoded by the coding sequence ATGTCCGACCAAGCGGACGGCGGCTCCACAGCCGACCGCGTAGCAGGAGCGCGCCTGGTGCCGGAGCAGGCGGAGAGCCTGCTCGACATCGGGTTCGCCGCCGGCCAGCTGTACCAGGTGAGGCAGACCGTCGTGGCGCACGCCCAATCGGGCGGGGCCGGGCCGACGACGGTCGAGGCGGTTCTGCTGATCGCGAGCGAACTGGCCGTCAACGCGATCCGCCACGGCGGCGGACGCGGGCGGCTACGGCTGTGGCGGACCAACGACGCCGTCTACTGCCAGGTCGAGGATGCCGGTCCGGGCATCGCCGAACCCGAGTCGGCGGGAGCGGATCCGTCCGTGGCCGCGGACTCGGCTGAGACCGGCCAGGCCGGCCGTCGCGGGCTGTGGATCGTCCGCATGGTCGCCGACGACGTCGACATCGAGACCGGACCGGCCGGGACGACGGTCACCACCCGCGTACGCCTGCGGGGTCCCGGCGACCGTAATCACGGGCGCGGCGGGCTGCGTACGTCGGTCTTCGACGACTCGCGAGCGAGGGCCTGA